Proteins encoded by one window of Streptacidiphilus sp. PB12-B1b:
- a CDS encoding SDR family NAD(P)-dependent oxidoreductase — MERRQGTLAVFTADADQARTLDAALAQRAYGELVRLWTNGLVVDWTRLHHGSTPRRVSMPTYPFQGERHWLAGGTATEPGPAAAPAQLHPLLHVNTSTLQGQRFTSVFTGEEFFLRDHRVRGERVLSGAACLELARAAVAASLDEPYRVESIRNVVWTRPVTLHEPGLTVQVRLRPEEDGEVRFEILGPDGPAAGTADAVHSEGVVRVTSRPAPATADVRVDLARLREACRTPGPDADALYATAEARGIAYGPGHRGVQRLWTGPGQVLARIVLPSTVRETRNAYGLHPSMVDSGLQACAGLLSGADAEEPLLLPFALDEVEILGPCPPEGWAWLRDSAGREADGLRRIDIDICDDDGRVAIRLKGVALRAGTAATTARELFAAPHWVAAAPATAVAPAPEGLVLVVELPEVAAALDAQDTARVVRLTSGGTDVGRRYTDYALQVFDEVKRLLGEPAQHPVRVQLVAQSAEPSLWTGLAAILKSAGLENPRLLGQMVLVDPQDAAERAASRVMADRAVLADFGVRYIGGLREVLKWREQDVDRRSVVTPWKDGGVYLITGGAGGLGTVFAHDIAGRVRGARIVIAGRSPRDAHKDALLEQLRRHGAETTYVQADVAVRDDVMTLVRETQERYGRIDGILHAAGFTSDAFVIRKDADGFARVLAPKVAGLVHLDEATRDTELEFLVAFSSVAGALGNVGQADYAAANAFMDAFAAHRNALVARGERLGRTLSVGWPLWADGGMHVDALTERSLHERFGLVPLSDQEGLRALYLALASPSDQVMVLSGDRPRIARTLLAGLLVDGAAPDGNGAAAPADSPDENTAQQAVAYFKRLLASAIDLPAARIDAEASLEDYGVDSVMTMEMTRTLEGVFGSLPKTLFFEHRTVAALTRHFLQTRPQELRELLPPAGGRRQAPAVAPADPGQPARGAGRTWPVASAAPAGSAADPAPAVGAESGDTAIIGLAGRYPRACDVGEFWQNLAAGTDCVTEIPGDRWDHGRFFDPDKGTPGKSYSKWGGFLDGAYDFDPQFFNISPREAEVMDPQERLFLQCVHDTLEDAGYVRDTGKDRTGNLLDGRVGVFAGVMYQEYQLHGAPAQDVGAAPAVSGSSASVANRVSHVFNFRGPSMSVDTMCSSSLMAVHLACQSLRSGDCDTAVAGGVNLSLHPNKYLLLSQGRLASSDGRCASFGAGGDGYAPGEGVGAVLLKPLARAIADGDRIYGVIKGTAANHRGRTSGYSVPEPLGQADVIGEALRRAGVDARDVSYIEANSVGTSLGDPVEIAGLCKAFDPYTDDRGFCAIGSVKSNIGHAESAAGIAGITKVLLQLRHGRLAPSLHASTLNPHIDFEQTPFVVQQELAEWPARGSDDGTRAALPRIAGVSAFGAGGSNAHVVIAEYVPDSPAPGPSADAGPRAVIPLSARTTEQLRARAEHLVEWLGRPENAELALTDIAYTLQVGREAREERLGVVAVSVPELVERLGQFLTGDLAGGEIIRGSVAEAPRTLTLFGSDSDLDVMIAAWAEKGKYEKLLELWVSGVPVSWQSLYPTGTPRRVALPTYPFAAERYSAFDGLSVPGANAPGGPAPLHPLVQVNTSDFTEQRFTSVLTGQERFLGDRAAPTVPGAAFLEMAVAACCLSSRAAVEPSAPVVLRDVVFARPLGRADGLREVHVGLRPDDDGDIRFRIRSTPRGGDSDADAVVHSEGVLYFADGAEETVLDLTALQRACGRSGLTAEQYYRRPHDHGLAHEPAFRAVKHIWTGSGHALVQMALPDPVCDTEDGLVLHPGLLGAAVQACSDVLGGSAGRHRVYGGGGPAVVRAIDEVLVLDACTPSMWVWVRPGAQQAGDAGAPGFDLDLADEQGRVRVRIGGLSFDLADSDRADSDRDHSDRADSGSTVLLRPQWRPRPVPAPSSAGPAAVRPTVLLAGLPQVAALLRGDDADVFLLTTEDEAPDSRYTGYGLQVLKHLRSIVRGAAGRSHVQLVVPGTPDAMLLPGLAAMLRTARLENPAVTGQVVVLDRTDTAECAVLRIRENRSCPEEALVRYVDGRREVPVWAECDAPSTSHPLPWKENGTYLVAGGAGVLGRAVAREIATQTGNATLILVGRSPADPETLEALQDLVAGGTVRYEQADISSPAETHALVARVLERHRRIDGVIHSAGITRGALIADKSGRDFQDVLAPKVAGVVNLDAATRSLPLDFFVTFSSLCGVNGGVGQVDGAAANAFLDGYARYRQDLVAGGERFGHSQSVTWPLRADGPPEAPVIGDLHRILRSEYSQVMVSAQPKLPTFSTDGTDS, encoded by the coding sequence GTGGAGCGCCGGCAGGGCACCCTGGCCGTCTTCACCGCCGACGCGGACCAGGCACGAACGCTGGACGCGGCGCTCGCGCAGCGCGCCTACGGCGAACTCGTGAGACTGTGGACGAACGGTCTCGTGGTGGACTGGACCAGGCTCCACCACGGGTCCACACCGCGCCGGGTCTCGATGCCGACCTACCCCTTCCAGGGCGAGCGCCACTGGCTGGCCGGCGGCACCGCGACCGAACCGGGCCCGGCGGCGGCTCCGGCGCAGCTCCATCCGCTCCTGCACGTCAACACCTCCACCCTGCAGGGGCAGCGCTTCACATCGGTGTTCACCGGCGAGGAGTTCTTCCTGCGGGACCACCGGGTCAGGGGCGAGCGCGTGCTGTCCGGTGCCGCCTGTCTGGAACTGGCGCGCGCCGCCGTGGCGGCCTCGCTCGACGAGCCGTACCGCGTCGAGAGCATCCGGAACGTCGTCTGGACGCGGCCGGTCACCCTGCACGAGCCGGGGCTGACCGTCCAGGTACGCCTGCGGCCCGAGGAGGACGGCGAGGTCCGATTCGAGATCCTCGGCCCGGACGGCCCGGCCGCCGGAACCGCCGACGCGGTGCACAGCGAGGGCGTGGTACGGGTGACCTCGCGGCCTGCGCCCGCGACCGCCGACGTCCGCGTCGACCTGGCGCGACTGCGTGAGGCATGCCGGACCCCCGGGCCAGACGCCGACGCGCTGTACGCGACCGCTGAGGCGCGCGGTATCGCGTACGGCCCGGGCCACCGCGGCGTCCAGCGCCTGTGGACGGGCCCGGGACAGGTCCTGGCCCGGATCGTGCTGCCGTCGACCGTGCGGGAAACCCGGAACGCCTACGGGCTCCATCCGTCGATGGTGGACTCCGGCCTGCAGGCGTGTGCGGGCCTGCTGTCCGGGGCGGACGCCGAGGAACCGCTGCTGCTGCCCTTCGCGCTGGACGAGGTCGAGATCCTCGGCCCCTGCCCGCCGGAGGGATGGGCCTGGTTGCGGGACAGCGCGGGCCGGGAGGCCGACGGTCTGCGTCGCATCGACATCGACATCTGCGACGACGACGGGAGGGTGGCGATCCGGCTCAAGGGCGTCGCCCTGCGCGCCGGTACGGCTGCCACGACCGCCCGGGAGTTGTTCGCCGCTCCGCACTGGGTGGCCGCCGCCCCGGCGACGGCCGTCGCCCCGGCGCCCGAGGGCCTGGTGCTGGTCGTGGAGCTCCCCGAAGTCGCCGCGGCACTCGACGCACAGGACACCGCGCGAGTGGTCCGGCTGACATCGGGCGGCACGGACGTCGGCCGCCGCTACACCGACTACGCGCTGCAGGTCTTCGACGAGGTCAAACGACTGCTCGGGGAGCCCGCCCAGCACCCGGTCCGGGTCCAACTGGTCGCCCAGTCCGCCGAACCGTCGCTGTGGACCGGACTGGCCGCCATCCTGAAGTCCGCAGGACTGGAGAACCCGCGACTGCTCGGCCAGATGGTGCTGGTGGACCCGCAGGACGCGGCGGAGCGCGCCGCGTCCCGGGTGATGGCAGACCGCGCCGTGCTCGCCGACTTCGGCGTGCGGTACATCGGCGGCCTGCGCGAGGTCCTCAAGTGGCGCGAGCAGGACGTCGACCGCCGGTCGGTGGTGACGCCCTGGAAGGACGGCGGCGTCTACCTGATCACCGGTGGCGCCGGCGGCCTGGGCACGGTCTTCGCCCACGACATCGCGGGCCGGGTCCGCGGGGCCCGGATCGTGATCGCCGGCCGGTCCCCCCGCGACGCGCACAAGGACGCGCTGCTGGAACAACTGCGGCGGCACGGCGCGGAGACGACGTACGTGCAGGCCGACGTGGCGGTCAGGGACGACGTCATGACGCTCGTCCGGGAGACCCAGGAGCGGTACGGCCGGATCGACGGGATCCTGCACGCCGCCGGATTCACCAGCGACGCGTTCGTCATCAGAAAGGACGCGGACGGGTTCGCCCGGGTGCTGGCGCCCAAGGTCGCCGGACTGGTGCACCTGGACGAGGCCACCCGGGACACGGAGCTCGAATTCCTGGTCGCCTTCTCCTCGGTCGCAGGGGCCCTGGGCAATGTCGGACAGGCCGACTACGCGGCCGCGAACGCGTTCATGGACGCCTTCGCGGCGCACCGCAACGCGCTGGTGGCCCGCGGCGAGCGGCTGGGGAGGACCCTGTCGGTCGGCTGGCCCCTGTGGGCCGACGGCGGGATGCATGTCGACGCGCTGACCGAGCGGTCGCTGCACGAGCGCTTCGGGCTCGTGCCGTTGTCGGACCAGGAGGGGCTGCGCGCCCTGTACCTGGCCCTGGCATCGCCGTCCGACCAGGTGATGGTGCTTTCGGGCGATCGTCCGAGGATCGCGCGGACCCTGCTGGCCGGACTCCTCGTGGACGGCGCCGCGCCCGACGGGAACGGGGCGGCAGCCCCCGCGGACAGCCCGGACGAGAACACCGCGCAGCAGGCCGTGGCCTACTTCAAACGGCTCCTGGCATCGGCCATCGACCTGCCCGCCGCCAGGATCGACGCCGAGGCGTCACTGGAGGATTACGGCGTCGACTCCGTCATGACCATGGAAATGACCCGCACCCTTGAGGGAGTCTTCGGCTCGCTTCCGAAGACCCTCTTCTTCGAGCACCGGACCGTCGCCGCCCTGACCCGCCACTTCCTGCAGACCCGTCCCCAGGAGCTCCGGGAGCTTCTCCCCCCGGCAGGCGGGCGTCGGCAGGCACCCGCCGTCGCGCCGGCCGACCCCGGGCAGCCCGCCCGGGGGGCCGGACGAACATGGCCGGTGGCGTCCGCTGCTCCGGCAGGGAGCGCGGCCGACCCGGCCCCGGCCGTAGGCGCGGAAAGCGGTGACACGGCGATCATCGGACTGGCGGGCCGCTACCCCCGGGCTTGCGACGTGGGGGAGTTCTGGCAGAACCTCGCCGCCGGCACGGACTGCGTCACCGAGATCCCAGGTGACCGCTGGGACCATGGGCGCTTCTTCGACCCGGACAAGGGGACCCCGGGGAAGTCCTACAGCAAGTGGGGCGGATTCCTCGACGGCGCCTACGACTTCGACCCGCAGTTCTTCAACATCTCCCCGCGCGAGGCGGAGGTCATGGACCCGCAGGAGCGGCTGTTCCTCCAGTGCGTGCACGACACATTGGAGGACGCCGGGTACGTCCGGGACACCGGCAAGGACCGTACCGGGAACCTGCTCGACGGGCGGGTGGGCGTCTTCGCCGGGGTGATGTACCAGGAGTACCAGCTCCACGGTGCCCCGGCGCAGGATGTCGGCGCGGCGCCGGCTGTCTCGGGCAGCTCCGCGTCCGTAGCGAACCGGGTGTCACACGTGTTCAACTTCCGGGGCCCGAGCATGAGCGTCGACACGATGTGCTCGTCGTCGCTGATGGCCGTGCACCTGGCCTGTCAGAGCCTGAGGTCGGGCGACTGCGACACAGCGGTCGCCGGTGGAGTGAATCTCTCGCTGCACCCGAACAAGTACCTGCTCCTCAGCCAGGGCCGACTCGCGTCGAGCGACGGTCGCTGCGCCAGCTTCGGCGCCGGGGGCGACGGCTACGCGCCGGGGGAGGGCGTGGGCGCAGTCCTGCTCAAGCCGCTGGCGCGGGCGATCGCGGACGGCGACCGGATCTACGGAGTCATCAAGGGCACCGCCGCCAACCACCGTGGCAGGACCAGCGGTTACTCGGTACCGGAACCGCTGGGGCAGGCCGACGTCATCGGCGAGGCCCTCAGGCGGGCGGGTGTGGACGCACGGGACGTGAGCTACATCGAGGCGAACAGCGTCGGCACCTCCTTGGGCGACCCGGTCGAGATCGCCGGGCTGTGCAAGGCGTTCGACCCGTACACCGATGACCGGGGGTTCTGCGCGATCGGCTCGGTGAAGAGCAACATCGGGCACGCCGAGAGCGCGGCCGGCATCGCCGGCATCACCAAGGTTCTGCTCCAGCTCCGGCACGGCCGGCTGGCCCCGTCCCTGCACGCCTCGACGCTCAACCCGCACATCGACTTCGAGCAGACCCCGTTCGTGGTGCAGCAGGAGCTGGCCGAGTGGCCGGCCCGCGGATCGGACGACGGCACCCGCGCTGCTTTGCCGCGCATCGCGGGTGTGTCGGCCTTCGGGGCCGGGGGCTCCAACGCCCACGTCGTGATCGCGGAGTACGTCCCGGACAGCCCGGCGCCGGGTCCGTCGGCCGACGCCGGGCCACGGGCCGTGATACCGCTGTCCGCCCGCACGACCGAGCAACTGAGGGCGCGGGCCGAGCACCTGGTGGAGTGGCTGGGCCGCCCCGAGAACGCGGAGCTCGCGCTCACCGACATCGCCTACACGCTCCAGGTCGGACGCGAAGCACGGGAGGAACGCCTCGGTGTCGTCGCCGTCTCCGTGCCGGAGCTGGTCGAGAGGCTGGGGCAGTTCCTGACAGGCGACCTGGCAGGCGGTGAGATCATCCGCGGCTCGGTCGCCGAAGCACCCCGGACCCTGACGCTGTTCGGGTCGGACTCCGACCTCGACGTGATGATCGCGGCGTGGGCCGAGAAGGGGAAATACGAGAAGCTGCTCGAACTGTGGGTCAGCGGTGTGCCGGTGAGCTGGCAGTCGCTCTACCCGACCGGCACTCCGCGGCGGGTTGCGCTGCCGACCTACCCCTTCGCGGCCGAGCGGTACTCCGCCTTCGACGGCCTGTCCGTCCCCGGGGCGAACGCGCCCGGAGGACCGGCGCCGCTGCATCCGCTGGTTCAGGTCAACACGTCCGACTTCACCGAGCAGCGCTTCACGTCCGTCCTCACCGGACAGGAACGCTTCTTGGGCGATCGCGCCGCACCGACGGTGCCCGGCGCCGCCTTCCTGGAGATGGCCGTGGCCGCGTGCTGTCTCAGCAGCCGGGCCGCCGTCGAGCCCTCGGCGCCGGTGGTACTGCGCGACGTCGTGTTCGCGCGGCCGCTCGGTCGTGCCGACGGCCTGCGCGAGGTGCACGTCGGGCTGCGTCCGGACGACGACGGCGACATCCGGTTCCGGATCAGGAGCACACCGCGGGGCGGGGACAGCGACGCCGACGCCGTCGTGCACAGCGAGGGCGTCCTGTACTTCGCGGACGGAGCCGAGGAGACTGTGCTCGACCTGACCGCGCTGCAGCGGGCCTGCGGGCGGTCCGGCCTGACCGCCGAGCAGTACTACCGGCGCCCCCACGATCACGGACTCGCGCACGAGCCGGCCTTCCGCGCCGTCAAGCACATCTGGACCGGATCCGGGCACGCTCTGGTCCAGATGGCGCTGCCCGACCCGGTGTGCGACACCGAGGACGGTCTCGTGCTGCATCCGGGCCTGCTCGGGGCCGCGGTGCAGGCGTGTTCCGACGTCCTCGGCGGGTCGGCCGGGCGGCACCGGGTGTACGGCGGCGGTGGACCCGCGGTGGTCCGCGCCATCGACGAGGTCCTCGTTCTCGATGCCTGCACGCCCTCGATGTGGGTCTGGGTCCGACCCGGCGCACAGCAGGCCGGTGATGCGGGGGCCCCCGGGTTCGACCTCGACCTGGCCGACGAGCAGGGCCGGGTCCGGGTCCGGATCGGCGGACTCTCGTTCGACCTGGCCGACTCGGACCGGGCCGACTCGGACCGTGACCACTCCGACCGGGCCGACTCCGGATCAACGGTCCTGCTGCGCCCACAGTGGCGGCCCCGACCCGTACCGGCCCCGTCGTCGGCCGGCCCTGCTGCCGTGCGACCGACCGTGCTGCTCGCAGGACTGCCCCAGGTGGCGGCCCTACTGCGGGGCGACGACGCCGACGTGTTCCTGCTGACCACCGAGGACGAGGCCCCGGACAGCCGGTACACCGGCTACGGCCTGCAGGTCCTGAAGCACCTGCGCTCCATCGTGCGCGGAGCCGCCGGCCGGAGCCACGTCCAGCTGGTGGTCCCCGGTACCCCGGACGCGATGCTGCTCCCCGGACTCGCGGCCATGCTCAGGACGGCCCGACTGGAGAACCCGGCTGTCACCGGACAGGTCGTCGTGCTGGACCGGACCGACACCGCTGAGTGTGCCGTGCTGCGGATCCGGGAGAACCGCAGCTGCCCCGAGGAGGCTCTCGTCCGGTACGTCGACGGCCGCCGCGAGGTACCGGTCTGGGCCGAGTGCGATGCTCCCTCCACCTCTCACCCGCTGCCGTGGAAGGAGAACGGAACCTATCTCGTCGCCGGCGGGGCGGGTGTGCTCGGACGTGCCGTCGCGCGGGAGATCGCCACCCAGACGGGGAACGCGACCCTCATCCTCGTCGGCCGCTCCCCTGCGGACCCCGAGACCCTCGAGGCCTTGCAGGACCTGGTGGCCGGCGGCACAGTGCGCTACGAGCAGGCCGACATCTCCAGCCCCGCCGAGACGCACGCACTGGTCGCGCGGGTGCTGGAGCGGCACCGGCGGATCGACGGAGTCATCCACAGCGCCGGGATCACCCGCGGCGCGCTCATCGCCGACAAGTCGGGCCGGGACTTCCAGGACGTCCTGGCCCCGAAGGTGGCGGGGGTGGTGAACCTGGACGCCGCGACCCGGTCGCTCCCGCTGGACTTCTTCGTGACCTTCTCGTCCCTCTGCGGTGTGAACGGCGGCGTCGGCCAGGTCGACGGCGCTGCGGCGAACGCCTTCCTGGACGGCTACGCGCGGTACCGGCAGGACCTCGTCGCCGGCGGTGAGCGGTTCGGGCACAGCCAGTCCGTCACCTGGCCGCTGCGGGCCGACGGCCCGCCGGAGGCCCCCGTGATCGGGGACCTGCACCGGATCCTGCGCTCCGAGTACAGCCAGGTGATGGTCTCGGCGCAGCCGAAGCTCCCCACTTTCTCGACCGATGGGACGGATTCGTGA